DNA sequence from the Pedobacter schmidteae genome:
AATTGATATACACCATCAAATTCGTAGCCATAAAACTGGGCAATAGGCTGGCCTACACTGGCTATATATAAAGGTGTGGCATTATAGGAGTTCTCCCAACTGATAGACGTTGTTTTAAAAGATTGTCCGGCATTTAAAGCCATTACTTTTGAACGGTTAAAGCTGATGTTGAAGCTCGAACTCCATTTAAAATCCTTATTCTCGATATTCCTTGTATTTAAAGTGAACTCCAAACCTTCGTTTCTAACTTTACCGATATTTTTAAAGGCGCTCTCATACCCGGTTGTATAAGGAAGATCCGCATTTAGCAATAGATCATAAGTACTTTTACGGTAAACATCGGCATTAATTATAATCCTGTCTTTAAATAAGCTAAGGTCATAACCAATGTTTGCCTGTGCAGTACTTTCCCATCTCAAGTCAGGATTACCGTATGTTAAAGGAATTGCGCCAATGCTTACGGTATTGTTAAAGCCGTAAGATCCACCGATCGGGAATCCCAATACCGATAGGTAAGAGAAATCTCCAACCCTGTTGTTACCAGTTACCCCATAACCACCTCTTAATTTGGCATCGCTCACAAAAGTTAAACCTTTCATAAATTCCTCATTGCTCATTCTCCAGGCTATTGATCCCGAAGGAAAATAACTTGTCCGTTGCCCCGGCATAAATTTGGAAGAGCCGTCGGCTCTGAATGAAGCACTTAACAAATATTTAGATTTATAGTCGTAAGTCACCCTGCCTAAAAAAGACAGCAGCTTACTATTTGAGCTTTCTGCGGTCACCGGCAGTGGAGTACCCTGAGATAAACCGGCTAAACCAACTGATTCGTTAGGCAATTGTATCGCAGCCAGACCATATCTGGAGTATTTATCCTCTTGCATGGTTATACCAGCCACAACATTTAAGTTGTGAACTTTATTAAAGCGTTTGGCAAATGTCAGAATATTCTCATTCAGCCAGCTTGTATTTTGTGTATAGATGATCGATCCGTTTACCTTATTCGTACTGCTTGGACCACCGTAGTAAGTCTGACTGTTGTAAAACACATCATTTCTACGCAGGTTATTAGAAATACCACCTGATACTTTTAAAGTTAAATTTTTATTAAAGGAATATTGTACGTACGAATTCACCCTTAAATTGTTAGTTGTCGCATTTCTCAATTCATTATTGGACGACAATACCGGATTTATTCTATAGTCGTTTAGCCCATCGATATCCGGATCAAAAAGCTGATCCAGCAAGTTCCCTTCCGATCCCGTAACTGGTCTGTAACCCCATACACTATACAATAGATTATTCGTTGCCGAATTCGTTCCGGAAGTAGGGATAGTACCGCTTGCTTTGATGTTACTATAATCAATAGACGCAAAAACCTTTAATTTATCAGTCACCCTTTGAGTTAAGGACATTCTGCCTTGATAGCGTTTAAACCCGGAATTGATAATTACCCCATCCTGTGAGTTTATAGAACCAGAAACCACATATTGCGTTTTGTCTGTTCCTCCGGTAAGTGATAAATTGTGCTCTGTTGATGGTGCAGTTCTATATACCTGATCCTGCCAGTTGATCCCTTTAACATCTTTATAGGAGTCTAAGGTTTTTCCGTCTTTGTAATAAAGCAGCGGCGTATTGATCGGATCTATTTCTTCCTGTAGTCTTACAAATTCGTACGGACTCATCAGATCCATTCTTTTTGTATTTTGCTGAAAGCCTATGGTACCCGTATATGAAATAACAGGCGCTCCTACTTTCCCTCCTTTAGTAGTGATCAGGATTACACCATTAGCACCCCTTGCACCATAAATTGCCGTCGCCGATGCATCTTTAAGCACTTCTATGGATTCAATATCCGCCGGGTTGATGGCGTTGTTATTAGAATTCTCGAGCGGGAAGCCGTCCACAACATACAAAGGTGAGTTATCTTGTGTAATGGAGTTTTGTCCACGTACAACAATATTGAAGGAGTTGCCTGGCTGCCCGTCGTTGGATGCCACCTGAACACCTGCAACGCGCCCCGCCAAAGCTTCATCAAATGATTTAACAGGTGCCTTTTGCATATCCTTCATATTCACACTACCTACAGCCCCTGTTAAGTCTTTTTTAGCTACCGTACCATAGCCAATTACCACTACATCGCTCAACATTTTACTATCTTCAGCGAGTGTCAAATTGATTACCCCTTTGTTACCCACACTCATCTCCCGTGCCAGGTAACCAATATAACTAAAAACAAGTGTACTCTTTTCCTGCGAAGGTACTTTGATGGTATATCTTCCATCTTTATCTGTTGTAGCTCCGACTTTACTTCCCTTAACCTGAACACTTACACCGGCCAACGGAGTTCCATCACCCTGATCGGTCACCTTACCTTCTACCCTGCGGGTTTGCTGGGCAAATACAGTAAAGGTGCAGATCATACACATTACAAAAAGGTAAATCTTTCTCATACATTAAAAAGTTTAAATTTGGTTTCTCGTAATAATCCCCTGATTACTATAACCAAAATTGCGCACCAAGCTGACAAAAAAAGGGGTACTAATTAATTTATATAAGGGTAATAATTAGTTCATATCATCATAAAACGCTATACAGCGATACATTTCCAAATACAGCTACCGTAATTATGATATACTTTACTGTCGAAGCCGAATAAGGCCCTACCTTCCCTTGTAGTGTGGTGTATACATCAAAGGACTCTCATTCGGGTATCAAAGGAGTATCATAGGCCTCTCGTTCGACAGTCCAGGCCTAGCCAACTCCTTTACTACCCTAGCCTGGCCCTAGCTTTGTATACGGCAATCTGCACCGATGGCTTCAGTCTAAAGCCAATTTCATCGATGGATCATTTTATCTCAACACTGGCGCCAGCCAATTCATCCTGCGGAAAAAATACCGTATGGCTTACTTCCTTACCTGTTTTCAAATCTTTAATACTCAGCGTTGCCATTTTTTCTTTCTGGAAGGGATCAGCAATGGAAATAAGCTGCCGGCCATTTACATTTTTAATTAACAGCATACAAGCCTTGTCAGTCTTTACTTCAAATGAACCCAGAACAATACTTCCAGGCAGATAAAATACCGCCTGCAGCATATCCAATGACGGGTGATAAACGGACTGGATGTCCGCAGTGTTAGCGAGTATCTGTATGGCAGAAGCCTTGGATTTCTTGATATCTGCTGCAGCTTTAACCCCCGGTAAAACAACATAAGCGTACTTTCCGGCTAAAGGTTTAATACCGTGATTGATCCATAGTTTAAACACATCGCCCGAAATTTCATCTTTTGGATGCGCATTGTTGATCTGGTACCAATTTCCTTTTTGCTGCTGAGTACTCAAACTTACATCGGCTCCTTGCGGGAAATAATAACCCACTCCGTCATGAAGGAACCAGCTTTGTCCCGGTTCTTTAAACTCCAGTGTTTTACCCCTTCCAATTTTTCCCGAATTTGCAGCACTCCACACGCTCCCATTTAACCAACATTGATTAACGGTTGTCGTAATATTTTCTGCTGTATTGCTTTTAATCCCTGCACCCAGACATACAATCTCGTTATCAAAAAAGAACCACGATTTTTTTGCTTCAAGGCTATCAAAATTTAAAGCATAAGCACTGGCACCATATACGCCATCAGATACCCCACCGGCAAAAGCATTGCTTCCATCCTCACCCCAGAATTTAGTCAACGGGCGATCCACCACATAATCCCTGCTGGTTACACCAGGTATTTTATCCCACTCCCAAACGGGCATAATGTTATAATACTCCGGACCGCGCAACTGTATATTGGTTGCCCCGTCTGAAAGATATCTACCCAGCAAATTCTCTTTATTGCCCGCCTCACTTCTCTTGGTACGGCTACTTACCATACGTACATTAAAAGAATAACCAGGACGTAAATGCTGTACATAGTCGCCCGTCCAGTATTGCTTATGATAAGGCGTCACTTTGTAGTCAGGGGTTTCCGAACTATCCGTTCTCGCAACCGCGGCACTCCAATCTTCTGTATTTTTAAGATCAATCATTTTGGCGATCAACAAACGTCCTTTCTCCCCTTTTTTTCTTAAAATATCAGGTCTGCTTATCCCACGTCCTTCCACATTAAAATCCATGTAACTTCCGCGAATGGCTTTCAGATAACTATCCCGGTAGTATTTTGAGAATATGGCCAGCTTTTCCTGACTCATAGCGTAAGGTGTATCCCGTACATAATTAGCCATTTTTAAAACACCGGTAATAAATACGGCCCCATAACTGGAAATTTGCAATTGAGGACCGTGTTGCAGATAAGCATAATCATATTGCAACCCTTCTTTACGATAAACCAACATTACGGGATAAAAAAGTTCCCGAACAGCTTTACCCAGTAATTCTTCATCATTGGTCAACAGCGCACGATAGAAATAATGTAAAGCAATATCTGTTTTGTTAGCTCCGGCCTGTTTTTCCACATTCCCCCGTTTCATTCTTTCTATCAGCTTTGCCTCAAGTGCTCCATCTAATTTCTTCTGCCCATAACGCATCATGATCAACATTTCTCCTAAAGCCTGAGGCGTAGCAATTTCATTATGCCACCAGTTGCTACTCTTAGGATCGGACTGATACCAAAATTCAAATGCCCTGGTTATACCGGCAAATAGCTTCTCGTCATTATAATAGCGACTATCCTTTTCAATATAGGCCTGTATCAGCTGTTGTATTTTTAACAGGTGGTCGGCAGGCTCCCAATTGTTAATGGTAGCGGCGGTATAGGGTATACCTTTCCAGCTGCCATCCGGTTGTAAGGTCGAAAGGTTCTTTTCTACTGCCTTATCAATAAATTTAAGTGGCTTTTTAAGATCCATCAGGATCCTTGCCATAATAATATCATTTACGCCGGCTTGTGCCACCACCTGCTGCGCAGTAAACACGGATAAAAACAGGAGACAAATTAAGGTTAGCTTCTTCATTCTTCAGGTTAAATATATAGGTTCAATTTGGTTCTTTTTAAGGATACATCTTTTCCATTTCACGGCCCGTAGTTTCCATGCGGTGTTTCATAATCTGGTTCTGATCGCCATATGGACTGGTCCAATGTGGCGTATCCAGCCCCTTTTCCCATTCGGCTAGTTTGGCCAGCATTTCCCTGGTCTTAGCAGGATATTTAGCAGACAAGTTTGTAGTCTCCGAGAGGTCTTTGCTCAAGTCAAACAGCAATACATTTTGCACCTGTGCACTTTCCTTTACCCTAATCAGTTTCCAGTTGCCTTCCCGCATTGCAGCCGCAACGCCCCTTCTCCAAAACAAAGCCTCATGTGGACTTTTTTTAGCCACCCCATTTACATAAGGCAACAGATTTACACCGTCCAGTTTTTTTATGCCTTTTTGTTTGCCGTTTCCGGCAGCAACTGCTGTTGGCAGGATATCAAGTGAGCTGATGGGTTGGCTATTTACACGTCCGGCCGGGATATGCCCGGGCCATTGCATCATCATCGCCACGCGGATTCCGCCCTCCCATTTAGATCCTTTCATCCCTCTTAAAGGTCCATTATCAGATGAATTGGTAGTGGCCCCACCATTATCATTGACAAAAATGATCAGCGTGTTTTTATCCAAATGGTATTGTTTGAGTGTAGCCATCACCTTTCCCACGCCATCATCCAATGAGGTCATCATTGCCGCATACGCCCGCCGCCCGGTATCAGCAATATTTGCATAACGCTCCATCAGGTTTTTCTTCGCATTCATGGGCGTATGCACCGCATTATAAGAGAGGTACATAAAAAACGGGCGATCTTTATTCTCTCCTATAAAAGCACTTGCCCTATCGGTCAGCATATCAGTCAGGTAGGTAATTTGTGTTTCAGGAACAATCTCCCTGTTGTTGTACAAGGCATTTTCCCGGGCTCTCTTTCCTTTGTAAGCAAAGAAGTCCCTATGTCCACCGGTAAATCCGTAAAACTCATCAAAGCCCCTATTTAAAGGAAAATGTTTTAGTTCTTCCCCCTGGTGCCATTTGCCTATTGCAATTGTTTTATAGCCGTTGGCCTGCATTTCATTTCCTATGGTTTGTTCAGACGGATCCATCCCTACGTCGGCCAGTGTATAACCTGCCGATACCAGCTTAGAAGTGTTGTGCTCAAAACCGAAACGCTGCTGGTAACGACCGGTCAAAATTCCGGCCCTTGAAGGCGCACAGACCGAAGCCGATACGTATGCATCCGTAAACCGAGTGCCCTTTTTGGCAATGGCATCAATATTGGGTGTAGGAATCTGCTTACCTCCATAACAGCCAAAATCTGCATATCCGGCATCATCGCTAATAATCACAATTACATTGGGTTTGGTTACCGGTTTTACCTGCGCAATTGAATTTGTTGCCAAAAGCGCCATCAACACAGTGCCTATCATTTTTATTCTTTTCATTTTACGTTTTCTTTGTAGTTAGATTTTACCAGTTCGACAGCCGAGGTCAGGCCATCTTTACAATTGATGTGAACCAGTGTATTTCCATCAGCCTGCAGTACTGCCTTAATGCCTACATCATCAACATTCGCTTCCCATGCTCCTTTAATCAACAATTTTATCACTGAAGGCTTTGAAGGCGACCGGTACCAGTTGCGGGAATAAATACTTACTTCTTGTCTTTTACCTGAAGCATCCACCGGGCTGTCGTCAGGTCCCTCGTAAAATGCCAGATCAGGATCGGTAACCGACATGCTTAAGCGTATACCCTCCTTACGATACATCAGCAGGCAGGGCCTGTTGTTACTCATCAGTAATGAATCATCAAGCGATTTATTGCTATTAAAAATAGCCATTGCAGTGAGCTGTTGCGGGGCATACCATACAGTATGCGCCACGCTGTCCTTACGCAGTACCTTATATATTGGCTGCTTGCTTTGCATCAGCGCAGCCAGCTTGTCCATTGTCCGTTGGTCTGTTTTAATCAGCATACCATATTCGTAATCTGCATTAACAGGAGCATTTCCATGTTCAAAGGTTAATTTAGTGAAATTACCACTGGTTTCCCGGCTATCCTTTTGATCGCGCGACAATTGCCTTGTTTTAGTTAACAAAGCACCTTTGGCATTTGGCAGGTAGTAACCAATCTTTCTGTTGTCAATCACGGTCAGCGCCTGACCAGCCAGTCCTTCTTCTTTATATGGAAAGGCGGTTATGGCTTTCCCATTTATGATAACCGTATCAGGAGTATGCTTCAGATAATTTTGAAAAAGTGTAGTTTGTGTAACATAGTCAGACATAGTATTTCGGATACCAGAACCCAGGCATACGACCAGACTATCAAACATAAACCATGATTTTGTAGCCCTCAAACTTCCCATGTCATATTTATCGTGACCATGCAGCTTCATGGCAAACATCCCCTGTTTTTTAAAAGTAGTTCCACCTGCAAAGGGCTCATCAGAAATCAACATTTCTTCAATACCGCTAAAGTCATCCGCATTGATAATGTTAGCGCGAAGTTTGGCTATTGGCAAATGTACGGTAGTTGTACCGGGAATATTGTTCCAATCCCATCCTTCATCTTTAAAATTGCTCCCATCGTCAGCTTTAGTTTCTGGAAAAAGTATCTCCAGCTGACCATATGCTACATAGCGTCCAAATACATTGGCTCCGGGATAGGACTCATTGCTAATGAAATAACGATTGTGTCCCCTTAATGTCAACAGCCAATCCTGCCTCCGGTGCATGTCAAATAAACCATAATTCAGATTCCAATGCCCTGCTGCATAAGTGGCAGGATTAATCTTTGCTTGCTTAAAAGCGACAGTCCATCTGTCGTTCTTTTCCCCTTCTTTCAGCTTTAAATAAATTGCAGCCATCAAGGTATCCGTCGCTGACTTCCCATCTGCCGTGCCGGCAAGAGCCATATAAGCATAAGGTAGGTCGGCAATGCGCCAGTTACCCGTTGGGTGTCGCCCTGCTACACTAACCGGCCACTTAAACGGATGGGTATAATAATGCATCATCAGTAAACTGTTTCTTAAACTTTCATGTGCCTGCTGATCCATCCTGAAACTTGTACCACTTAGCACAAAAGCTATGGGAGCAATTCCTATGTATCCGCCAATCCCATAGGCAGGATACAGATTTCCATGATGAAACACAGCTCCATCGGGCTTAAAAGCTCCTTCAATGGTATGATCAGGTTTCACATTTTCCGACAGCCAATTTGAAAAACTATGCAGGTAGCGTAACTTTTCGGGCGAATCGTCCATGATTAAAATACTGGAAAGCATCCCTCCCAACAGTGTATTAAATACATCTATATTGGACGATGGCAACGGCCTTTGCAAAGTCCGGCCCAAACCACTAAACCAACTCATACTTTTAAAAGTACGTTCCAGCCTGTCTTCTTTTTCAATCACGGCTTTCATCAGCAAACATGCCGGATAATACCCTTCCAGGTTATAACCATGGTGGTGCAAAGCGCCCATTCCGCTGCCATAGGCCCAGCCCTGATCTTCCAGATGATCCAGCAGATCTATAAAAATGGTCCCCAGTCGCTTTTTTTCTGTTTCATTTCCGGCCAAATGAAATGCCTGGGCCACCTGCAACATCAATTGAGTATATCTTTTGATTCCGGATAAACGGTTCATTTCTTTTACATTTTCAGCTGGCGATAAAGAAACCAGTTCTATATCATTCATGGAGTATACCGGCCTGCCACTAATTTCAGCACCTTCCCGATGTATGTTCCAATAAGCAAAGTCCTTTTCTATCTCCGCTAACTCATTTGCTTTCAACCTGCGCTTATCAGGCAAAATCATTTCAATATACCGCTTGCTGATCTGTGCCAGCTCAAACTGCTCTTTTTCGGTTACCTTTTTAGCAAGCGATAAATAATGAGGGGTACGACTGAAATTATACAATGCGGTCCAATGTGCATTCGCGGCCTTATCAGCATCAGGATTAATAAAAGGCAATTGTTCATCGCGCACTGGCGAACGAGGATTGATAGTTGTGGTATACATCAACTGGTCTAAAAAAATAGTCCCCTTTTTTAAACCTTCCGGCGCTACAATTTGCATACCGTCCATTCCGGGTACGGGCTTACCCTGCATATCTCTGTGGTACATGACCCAGGCGGTACGCCAACCTCTAAAATTAAGCTTAAACCCAAAACTGCAAGCTACTTTAGCTCCTTTCTGAAACTGAAACAGCAAATGCTCATTTGCCGGTGTTTCATTGTATACCCAAACTACAAAAGTACTTCTTGGGTTAGATGCAACGGTTTCAAAGGCCTTATCATGCATACCTAAACGGCTCTTATTTCCGCTTGTCCAGTCCCATCTTACGGAGGCTCTACCCAGTTTAAAGTGCTTTTTACTAAGCGTCAATTTCCCATCAACAGCCTCCCAGTTTTTGGGAAGTTCATTTTCGCAAATATCTGCCTGCATTTGTGCCCTGCTATTTATAGCTACGCTAAAAACCAATACAAAAATATACAGCAAACGGTTCATACCTGATCTTTTCCTGAAAATTCGTTCATACAAGATTCAAATATTCAATTTTATCGGCCCAAAAAGGTCGACAAATCAGTTCAAAAGGGGGGACTAATCTGTTTTTTCATCATAATCTGACGGCGCTACGCCAAATTGTTTGCGAAACTCCTTGCTGAAATACTTTCGGTCGTTGAAGCCAACAGAATAAGCAACTTCGGCTATGCTCAATTTCTTCTGGGATAATAGCTGTGCTGCTCTTTTTAACCTTTGCGATTTGATGAAATCGGTAATGGATAAACCGGTAAGCGCCTTAATCTTTTTGTATAGCACCGTTTGGCTCATTCCAATATCCTCTACCAGGCTACCCACATTAAAATCCGGATCTTCCATCTTCCCTTCAATCAACAACATCAGCTTATCCAGGAATTTTTCATCCGGCGACACAATTTCCAGCTTCCTGGGTGTCAGCATAATCTGACGGAGGTATTTTTGTTTAAGTCCTTCCCGTCCCTGCAAAAGGTTACGGATACTGAGCTCCAATATCTGCATACTGAAAGGTTTGGTGATGTAAACATCAGCTCCGGCTTCCAGTCCGCCAACCTGGTGCATCTGCGAGGCCATAGCCGTAAGCATAATCACCGGAATATGATTGGTCTGCTCCTCCGTCTTTAACCTGACACACAATTCAAGGCCGTTCAGTTCGGGCATCGTCACATCGCTCACAATAATATCCGGTAAATGCGAAATGGCCAGGTCCCAGCCCTCCAATCCATTTACACTATCCAGCACATGATAAATGTTTTGTAGCGACTGTACAATAAAACCTCTCAGTTCATCATTATCCTCAACCACCAAAACAGTATATTTTTTTTCCATTACAATTTCGGATGTAGATTCTGCTTCTACAGGTATGGACACCTCTTGTACAGCAGAAGAGGTAAGCGGCACGGTATTGACATCCGAAAACTGCTCTGGCATAAAGTGAGCTTTACCGGGCAAAAGGCTAATGGTAATTTCCGTTCCACTGCTCTTTCCATCAGCAGCTACATTGCTTGAAACAGAGATCTCGCCATGATGTAAGTCGACAATATTTTTTACCAATGCTAAGCCAATTCCCCATCCTTCGGCCGTAGCGGCACCCGATTTTACCTGATAAAAATTGGTAAATATCTTATCCTGTACATCTGCAGGAATGCCGATCCCCGAATCAGAGATCACAATTTTAGCCTGTCCGGCATCAGTATGAATCGAAAAATTTATTTCACCACCATCAGGCGTGTATTTAAAAGCATTGGAAAGCACATTATAGCATACTTTTTCCATTTGGCTAAGGTCAAAATACAACATCACCTCCGGCTCAGTGCGGCTAAAAGTATAGGCTATATGTTTCATCTCGGCCAGGCTTTCATAAGCCTGAAACACGGCATGGCAAAAAGCAACCAGATCGTGTTGGCTCACCTGTAAAGTGGCGTTCCCACTTTCTATCTTTCTGAAATCAAGCAACTCACTGATCAAACGCAACAACCTGTCGCTATTTTTCTTAATACCCAGCAGTTGAGGATTAACAGTCATATTTTCTTTGGTCTGCCTGATCAGCTTTTCAAGTGGCGCAAAAATCAAGGTCAGTGGTGTACGGATCTCATGAGAAATGCGGGTAAAAAAATCCAGCTTCATCTGATACAATTCCTGTTGCCGTTCATTGTTCAGGTGTTCGTAATACAGTTCCGATTCCAATCGCTGCTGTCGGCGGGTAAAACGTAAAATAAAATAAAACAAGGTGCTTCCAGCTATAAAATACAGCAGGTATGCCCACCAGGTACGCCATACCGGAGGTAAAACCCTAATTTCAAGCGTTGCAGGCGTATCGTTCCAAAGCCCATCATTGTTACTGCCTTTCACCATAAAGGTATATTTCCCCGATGGTAAATTCGTATAGGTAGCAGACGGAATGCCAACATAATTCCAGTCTTTTTCAAAACCATCCAGCTTATAGGCATATTTATTTCGTTGTGGTTGTATGTAGTTTAGCGCCAGGAAATCAATGGTAAAAATGTTCTGTCCTGCCGAAAAAGTAATAGATTTAGTAAAACTAATGTCTTCCTTTAAAAGTTTATCCGGACCGCCTATTGCTATCGGCTTGTTAAATAGTTTTAATCCCGAAAAAACCACCTTAGGCACAAAGGCATTTTCCTTTATGTCGCGCGGGGTAAAAGCAACCAGCCCATTATAACTACCAAAATAAAGTTTGCCCGATTTGTCCTTATAGGCGGAATTAAAATTAAACTCATTGGCAGGCAATCCATCTGCAATGTTATAATTCTTGAAGGTATTTCTTTTTACATCAAATTTTGTGAGACCACGATCGGTGCTCAACCAAAGCATGCCTTCATTGTCTGCCAGCATATCAATGATATTGTCGCTTGCCAATCCGTCTGCTTTTGTATAGGTACTAAAAGAACCGGTTTTTGGATGATAAAGACTTAGGCCTCCCCTCAACGACCCAACCCAAATATTTCCCTCCCGATCTTCTTTAACACAATTGATCTGACTGGATTTCAAACTATCCTTTTGATTACTTTTTAAGAAGA
Encoded proteins:
- a CDS encoding hybrid sensor histidine kinase/response regulator transcription factor, whose protein sequence is MTKPFTLHQMQLQILLAIVFSVSFVNVFAQLSFDHLSVTNGLSQSTVLSICKDSRGYMWFGTRDCLNRYDGRNVKIYHTDPDDQSTISSEDYIYALLEDKKQNLWIGTQNGLNRYIPEKDAFERIPYNTKDPNGISDKIVLSILADRKGQLWFGTNLGLSMLENPASRKFRKLFKKDGLAGNSIYAIFEDSKGNIWVGTTEGLTRMTLKNGRYTYTTFRNNPADPKSISGNFIRTIAEDKQGRIWVGTDADGLSLFVPESGSFIRFKSNPAEGRSISNNIIRKIMPSKTGNLWIATMNGLNILDPVTLSFSDFKHDSDNRKSLSDNSIKDIYEDNRGSVWLGTMFGGVNVTHSNTIPFTVYKYNKYRNSISSDIVSVIEGDEAGNLWIGTEGQGLNYFNTKTGEFKKYVNNPADPASLSNNTIKAIFRDRKNRIWIGLFQGGLELFNPATGKFKHYRPDPSNPNALSYGYVSSITEDDEGHLWVGTSSKGLNLFDPQTERFKVINDLPTSALRLSSSYIRFAYTDSKKNLWVGTPRGLNLLKYKTGQFKFFLKSNQKDSLKSSQINCVKEDREGNIWVGSLRGGLSLYHPKTGSFSTYTKADGLASDNIIDMLADNEGMLWLSTDRGLTKFDVKRNTFKNYNIADGLPANEFNFNSAYKDKSGKLYFGSYNGLVAFTPRDIKENAFVPKVVFSGLKLFNKPIAIGGPDKLLKEDISFTKSITFSAGQNIFTIDFLALNYIQPQRNKYAYKLDGFEKDWNYVGIPSATYTNLPSGKYTFMVKGSNNDGLWNDTPATLEIRVLPPVWRTWWAYLLYFIAGSTLFYFILRFTRRQQRLESELYYEHLNNERQQELYQMKLDFFTRISHEIRTPLTLIFAPLEKLIRQTKENMTVNPQLLGIKKNSDRLLRLISELLDFRKIESGNATLQVSQHDLVAFCHAVFQAYESLAEMKHIAYTFSRTEPEVMLYFDLSQMEKVCYNVLSNAFKYTPDGGEINFSIHTDAGQAKIVISDSGIGIPADVQDKIFTNFYQVKSGAATAEGWGIGLALVKNIVDLHHGEISVSSNVAADGKSSGTEITISLLPGKAHFMPEQFSDVNTVPLTSSAVQEVSIPVEAESTSEIVMEKKYTVLVVEDNDELRGFIVQSLQNIYHVLDSVNGLEGWDLAISHLPDIIVSDVTMPELNGLELCVRLKTEEQTNHIPVIMLTAMASQMHQVGGLEAGADVYITKPFSMQILELSIRNLLQGREGLKQKYLRQIMLTPRKLEIVSPDEKFLDKLMLLIEGKMEDPDFNVGSLVEDIGMSQTVLYKKIKALTGLSITDFIKSQRLKRAAQLLSQKKLSIAEVAYSVGFNDRKYFSKEFRKQFGVAPSDYDEKTD